One Hermetia illucens chromosome 4, iHerIll2.2.curated.20191125, whole genome shotgun sequence DNA segment encodes these proteins:
- the LOC119655168 gene encoding cytosolic carboxypeptidase 6 isoform X1 — translation MLGIACDPLQHTSMYQRMNEDSEDSDGEGGLGNVSRVIIRPPGHSGKAKRGHLCFDAAFETGNLGRADLVGEFEYDLFLRPDTCNPRFRFWFNFTVDNVKQDQRVIFNIVNISNSRNLLNSGLTPLVKSTGRPKWQRLPKSHVFYYRSATHQNHYVLSFAFAFDKEDEVYQFAISPPYSYSRLQSYLNVLETKFPGNLYERSCLGRSLQNRKLDLITIDHVPKPDKLDSKTFLRVIVVLARTHPGESPSSFVIQGLVEFLLGSHPIANILRENFIFKIVPMVNPDGVFLGNNRCNLIGQDLNRAWHLATEFSHPTLVAIKNLMMEIDNSDYYQIDFVFDIHAHTSLFGSFIYGNTYDDVYRYERHLVFPRLFAMNAHDYIGSNVMFNADDRKAGTARRFSCERLTDTVNAYTIEVSMGGYYLKDEKTVTPYTEDGYMRLGRNIARTLLQYYRFTNVLPVPTVPELRSKRNRPKTHHGRGRSKVRYEIKPRPKTTRPYAPISYTDLSIYYESGTSDEGSPPRHPTSNSGYRFGKRSAGVVHQMHDQFSLLSVKSSKIEQIEPRNDIFSRKSSSKLPILQERYGYRNVETLNVPPKPYLSIIDFNQLTRGSLEKATAKCRERISRPKDRMRN, via the exons atgTTGGGAATTGCCTGTGATCCACTGCAGCATACTAGCATGTACCAAAGAATGAATGAAG ATAGCGAAGACAGCGACGGAGAGGGAGGACTAGGTAATGTCAGTCGAGTTATCATTCGTCCTCCAGGACATAGTGGGAAAGCAAAACGAGGTCATCTTTGTTTCGATGCAGCCTTTGAAACAGGAAATCTAGGCAGAGCAGACTTAGTGGGCGAATTTGAATATGACTTATTTTTGAGGCCGGATACCTGTAACCCCCGTTTCCGATTCTGGTTCAATTTCACAGTTGACAATGTAAAACAGGATCAGCGAGTGATTTTTAACATAGTTAACATTAGCAATTCAAGAAATTTGCTGAACTCAGGATTGACCCCATTGGTGAAATCTACCGGACGTCCCAAATGGCAGAGATTGCCGAAGAGTCATGTATTTTACTATAGGTCAGCTACTCATCAGAATCACTATGTCCTGAGTTTTGCATTCGCGTTCGACAAGGAGGATGAAGTCTATCAGTTTGCTATCTCTCCGCCCTATAGCTATTCGAGGTTACAATCATATCTGAATGTTTTGGAAACGAAATTTCCTGGAAATTTATATGAGAGGAGTTGTTTGGGAAGATCTTTG CAAAATCGAAAATTAGACTTGATAACAATCGATCATGTGCCGAAACCAGATAAATTAGATAGCAAAACATTTCTACGTGTAATTGTGGTTCTAGCTAGAACTCATCCAGGAGAGTCTCCTTCATCATTTGTAATACAAGGGCTGGTGGAATTCCTTTTAGGAAGTCATCCCATAGCAAACATACTGCGTGAGAACTTTATATTCAAAATCGTTCCAATGGTGAACCCAGACGGAGTCTTCTTAGGCAATAACCGTTGTAACCTAATTGGTCAGGATTTGAATAGAGCTTGGCATTTGGCTACTGAGTTTTCACATCCAACACTCGTGGCTATCAAAAATTTGATGATGGAAATTGATAACTCAGAC TACtatcagattgattttgtgttcGATATCCACGCACATACCAGCCTTTTTGGATCATTTATCTACGGAAACACCTATGATGATGTATATCGCTACGAACGACATTTGGTCTTTCCAAGGCTCTTTGCAATGAATGCTCACGACTACATAGGGTCAAATGTGATGTTTAATGCCGATGATCGGAAAGCGGGGACTGCACGCAGATTCAGCTGCGAACGTTTGACGGATACGGTAAATGCATATACCATAGAAGTGTCCATGGGGGGATATTACCTAAAGGATGAGAAGACAGTGACTCCCTATACAGAGGATGGAT ATATGCGTTTAGGTCGCAACATTGCCAGAACTCTCCTGCAGTACTACCGATTTACAAATGTTCTACCAGTTCCAACtgtccccgaacttcgttcaaAACGCAATCGGCCTAAAACCCATCACGGACGTGGGCGGTCGAAAGTCCGATATGAAATCAAACCAAGGCCAAAAACAACTCGTCCTTACGCTCCAATAAGTTACACAGACCTCTCAATTTACTATGAAAGCGGAACATCTGACGAAGGATCTCCTCCCCGGCATCCGACTTCTAATTCAGGATATCGTTTCGGTAAGAGGTCAGCaggagtagttcatcaaatgcATGACCAATTCTCTTTGCTGTCGGTGAAGTCATCGAAAATCGAACAGATTGAGCCTAGAAACGACATCTTTTCACGGAAAAGTAGCAGCAAATTGCCGATTCTTCAGGAAAGATATGGATATAGAAATGTTGAAACCTTGAATGTTCCTCCGAAACCATATTTGTCCATAATCGATTTCAATCAATTGACTAGAGGAAGTTTAGAAAAGGCAACAGCCAAATGCAGGGAGAGGATAAGTAGACCGAAGGATCGAATGAGGAATTAA
- the LOC119655168 gene encoding cytosolic carboxypeptidase 6 isoform X2, whose product MGESDSEDSDGEGGLGNVSRVIIRPPGHSGKAKRGHLCFDAAFETGNLGRADLVGEFEYDLFLRPDTCNPRFRFWFNFTVDNVKQDQRVIFNIVNISNSRNLLNSGLTPLVKSTGRPKWQRLPKSHVFYYRSATHQNHYVLSFAFAFDKEDEVYQFAISPPYSYSRLQSYLNVLETKFPGNLYERSCLGRSLQNRKLDLITIDHVPKPDKLDSKTFLRVIVVLARTHPGESPSSFVIQGLVEFLLGSHPIANILRENFIFKIVPMVNPDGVFLGNNRCNLIGQDLNRAWHLATEFSHPTLVAIKNLMMEIDNSDYYQIDFVFDIHAHTSLFGSFIYGNTYDDVYRYERHLVFPRLFAMNAHDYIGSNVMFNADDRKAGTARRFSCERLTDTVNAYTIEVSMGGYYLKDEKTVTPYTEDGYMRLGRNIARTLLQYYRFTNVLPVPTVPELRSKRNRPKTHHGRGRSKVRYEIKPRPKTTRPYAPISYTDLSIYYESGTSDEGSPPRHPTSNSGYRFGKRSAGVVHQMHDQFSLLSVKSSKIEQIEPRNDIFSRKSSSKLPILQERYGYRNVETLNVPPKPYLSIIDFNQLTRGSLEKATAKCRERISRPKDRMRN is encoded by the exons ATAGCGAAGACAGCGACGGAGAGGGAGGACTAGGTAATGTCAGTCGAGTTATCATTCGTCCTCCAGGACATAGTGGGAAAGCAAAACGAGGTCATCTTTGTTTCGATGCAGCCTTTGAAACAGGAAATCTAGGCAGAGCAGACTTAGTGGGCGAATTTGAATATGACTTATTTTTGAGGCCGGATACCTGTAACCCCCGTTTCCGATTCTGGTTCAATTTCACAGTTGACAATGTAAAACAGGATCAGCGAGTGATTTTTAACATAGTTAACATTAGCAATTCAAGAAATTTGCTGAACTCAGGATTGACCCCATTGGTGAAATCTACCGGACGTCCCAAATGGCAGAGATTGCCGAAGAGTCATGTATTTTACTATAGGTCAGCTACTCATCAGAATCACTATGTCCTGAGTTTTGCATTCGCGTTCGACAAGGAGGATGAAGTCTATCAGTTTGCTATCTCTCCGCCCTATAGCTATTCGAGGTTACAATCATATCTGAATGTTTTGGAAACGAAATTTCCTGGAAATTTATATGAGAGGAGTTGTTTGGGAAGATCTTTG CAAAATCGAAAATTAGACTTGATAACAATCGATCATGTGCCGAAACCAGATAAATTAGATAGCAAAACATTTCTACGTGTAATTGTGGTTCTAGCTAGAACTCATCCAGGAGAGTCTCCTTCATCATTTGTAATACAAGGGCTGGTGGAATTCCTTTTAGGAAGTCATCCCATAGCAAACATACTGCGTGAGAACTTTATATTCAAAATCGTTCCAATGGTGAACCCAGACGGAGTCTTCTTAGGCAATAACCGTTGTAACCTAATTGGTCAGGATTTGAATAGAGCTTGGCATTTGGCTACTGAGTTTTCACATCCAACACTCGTGGCTATCAAAAATTTGATGATGGAAATTGATAACTCAGAC TACtatcagattgattttgtgttcGATATCCACGCACATACCAGCCTTTTTGGATCATTTATCTACGGAAACACCTATGATGATGTATATCGCTACGAACGACATTTGGTCTTTCCAAGGCTCTTTGCAATGAATGCTCACGACTACATAGGGTCAAATGTGATGTTTAATGCCGATGATCGGAAAGCGGGGACTGCACGCAGATTCAGCTGCGAACGTTTGACGGATACGGTAAATGCATATACCATAGAAGTGTCCATGGGGGGATATTACCTAAAGGATGAGAAGACAGTGACTCCCTATACAGAGGATGGAT ATATGCGTTTAGGTCGCAACATTGCCAGAACTCTCCTGCAGTACTACCGATTTACAAATGTTCTACCAGTTCCAACtgtccccgaacttcgttcaaAACGCAATCGGCCTAAAACCCATCACGGACGTGGGCGGTCGAAAGTCCGATATGAAATCAAACCAAGGCCAAAAACAACTCGTCCTTACGCTCCAATAAGTTACACAGACCTCTCAATTTACTATGAAAGCGGAACATCTGACGAAGGATCTCCTCCCCGGCATCCGACTTCTAATTCAGGATATCGTTTCGGTAAGAGGTCAGCaggagtagttcatcaaatgcATGACCAATTCTCTTTGCTGTCGGTGAAGTCATCGAAAATCGAACAGATTGAGCCTAGAAACGACATCTTTTCACGGAAAAGTAGCAGCAAATTGCCGATTCTTCAGGAAAGATATGGATATAGAAATGTTGAAACCTTGAATGTTCCTCCGAAACCATATTTGTCCATAATCGATTTCAATCAATTGACTAGAGGAAGTTTAGAAAAGGCAACAGCCAAATGCAGGGAGAGGATAAGTAGACCGAAGGATCGAATGAGGAATTAA